The proteins below come from a single Paroceanicella profunda genomic window:
- a CDS encoding ABC transporter substrate-binding protein, producing the protein MKRLSTFLAATALLAAPALAGETTGLTDDAITIGVMGPFSGNASSYSKAEIGLMAFYDMINDAGGVHGRKLVAVQEDTGCDTAKGLAAAKKLIYQDEVFMLQGNSCSGVAVALRPEIEEAGLPWIVAHAVSDTISQPVAANIFHGVPTGNANGRAMAEFVLSRPDTTKVAIIEHSNDWAHSYSDPAQAYLKEHGVEPTEVLTMERGQTDATAQVLKLRADRPDFIIAALYEAETAIFLRDMKKYGLGDIPVMGTAGTDLENTLKRVGDLDTVKNYYVIHPYVDNLDGPGMKKWADMIHKYYPDEELSNFSYISIGSGVALVKALEAAGPDLTRSKLIAELDKISDLDTGVLSSPITWTADDHQGVKGSAVSGFVDGKPTVLKAWGQPY; encoded by the coding sequence ATGAAGAGACTTTCAACGTTCCTCGCCGCCACCGCGCTGCTTGCAGCACCCGCGCTGGCCGGCGAGACCACGGGCCTCACGGATGACGCCATCACCATCGGCGTGATGGGCCCGTTCTCCGGCAACGCCTCGTCCTATTCCAAGGCCGAGATCGGGCTGATGGCCTTCTACGACATGATCAATGACGCGGGAGGCGTGCACGGGCGCAAGCTCGTCGCCGTGCAGGAGGACACCGGCTGCGATACGGCCAAGGGCCTCGCCGCGGCGAAGAAGCTCATCTATCAGGATGAGGTGTTCATGCTGCAGGGCAACTCCTGCTCCGGCGTCGCCGTGGCCCTGCGCCCGGAGATCGAGGAGGCCGGCCTGCCCTGGATCGTGGCGCACGCGGTGTCGGACACGATTTCCCAACCCGTGGCAGCGAACATCTTCCACGGCGTGCCCACCGGCAATGCGAACGGACGGGCGATGGCCGAATTCGTGCTCTCGCGCCCGGACACCACGAAAGTGGCGATCATCGAGCATTCGAACGACTGGGCGCATTCCTACTCGGACCCCGCGCAGGCGTATCTCAAGGAGCACGGGGTGGAGCCCACCGAAGTGCTCACCATGGAGCGCGGCCAGACCGACGCCACCGCCCAGGTGCTGAAGCTGCGCGCCGATCGCCCGGATTTCATCATCGCCGCCCTCTACGAGGCCGAGACAGCCATCTTCCTGCGCGACATGAAGAAATACGGACTGGGTGACATCCCGGTGATGGGCACCGCGGGCACCGACCTGGAAAACACCCTCAAGCGCGTGGGTGACCTCGACACGGTGAAGAACTACTACGTCATCCACCCCTACGTGGACAATCTCGACGGCCCGGGCATGAAGAAATGGGCCGACATGATCCACAAGTACTACCCGGACGAGGAGCTGAGCAACTTCAGCTACATCTCCATCGGCTCGGGCGTGGCACTGGTGAAGGCGCTGGAAGCGGCGGGGCCGGACCTCACCCGCTCGAAGCTCATCGCCGAGCTGGACAAGATCTCCGACCTCGATACCGGCGTGCTCTCCTCCCCCATCACCTGGACGGCGGATGACCACCAGGGCGTGAAGGGCTCGGCCGTCTCCGGCTTCGTGGACGGCAAGCCCACGGTGCTGAAGGCCTGGGGGCAGCCCTACTGA
- a CDS encoding TetR/AcrR family transcriptional regulator, whose protein sequence is MQATRRTQSQRSAETRQLLHEATIASLMELGYANTSTQGIAERAGVSRGAQTHHYPGKIDLIIAATEYMFEGFAEDVELLAARVRAGEIGLERFVDLLWQEMLNGSWFYSSLEIIVAARGDAELRTRLAPLILDLHGRFEAAWEATFVSREEGGVSARVALNLVMNVFRGMAVQAVLRKETHYYAEMLLTLKQILASHVRPALAGPG, encoded by the coding sequence ATGCAGGCCACCCGACGCACCCAGAGCCAGCGCAGCGCCGAAACCCGGCAGCTGCTCCACGAGGCGACCATCGCCTCGCTGATGGAGCTGGGGTACGCGAACACCTCCACGCAAGGCATCGCCGAGCGGGCCGGGGTGTCGCGCGGCGCGCAGACTCATCATTACCCCGGCAAGATCGACCTCATCATCGCCGCCACCGAATACATGTTCGAGGGGTTCGCGGAAGACGTGGAGCTGCTCGCCGCCCGGGTGCGCGCCGGGGAGATCGGGCTGGAGCGCTTCGTCGACCTGCTGTGGCAGGAGATGTTGAACGGCTCCTGGTTCTACTCCTCGCTGGAGATCATCGTGGCCGCCCGCGGCGACGCCGAGTTGCGCACCCGCCTCGCGCCCCTGATCCTGGATCTGCACGGCCGCTTCGAGGCCGCCTGGGAAGCCACCTTCGTCTCGCGCGAGGAGGGGGGCGTCTCCGCCCGCGTGGCGCTGAACCTGGTGATGAACGTGTTCCGCGGCATGGCCGTGCAGGCCGTGCTGCGCAAGGAAACCCATTACTACGCCGAAATGCTGCTCACGCTGAAGCAGATCCTTGCCAGCCATGTCCGGCCGGCACTGGCCGGTCCGGGCTGA
- a CDS encoding aminopeptidase P family protein, whose protein sequence is MTDLSSSSQPFPRPQSFRLPEAPRAPLPFAPEEYAARIRAIRAEMEAHGLDAVLLTSMHNIAWATGFLYCSFGRPYGCVVTRSAVTTVTADIDGGQPARRSLAENLVYTDWQRGNFWRAVATLTGAAREIGIEADHLTLAARDALSAARPGARLTDIAAPLMARRMIKSPAEIALIREGARIADLGGAAVKAAIAPGQREIDIAMAGRDAMEREIARAFPGSELRDTWVWFQSGPNTDGAHNPVTTRALTPGDLLSLNTFPMISGYYTALERTLVLGEPDAETLRIWRANVAAHELGLSLIRPGARCDEICAEINRFLVGENLLQYRSFGYGHSFGVLSHYYGREAGLELREDIDTVLAPGMVISMEPMLRIPAGRPGAGGYREHDILVVGETGAENITGFPYGPEANVIA, encoded by the coding sequence ATGACCGACCTCTCAAGCTCCAGCCAGCCATTCCCCCGCCCGCAGAGCTTCCGCCTGCCGGAGGCGCCGCGCGCGCCCTTGCCCTTCGCGCCGGAGGAATACGCCGCGCGCATCCGCGCCATCCGCGCGGAGATGGAGGCGCACGGGCTCGACGCCGTGCTGCTCACCTCCATGCACAACATCGCCTGGGCGACAGGGTTTCTCTACTGCTCCTTCGGCCGGCCCTACGGCTGCGTGGTGACGCGGAGCGCCGTGACCACCGTCACCGCTGATATCGACGGCGGCCAGCCGGCGCGGCGGAGCCTGGCGGAGAACCTCGTCTACACCGACTGGCAGCGCGGCAATTTCTGGCGCGCGGTTGCCACGCTCACCGGCGCGGCGCGCGAGATCGGCATCGAGGCCGACCACCTCACCCTCGCCGCGCGCGACGCGCTGAGCGCGGCGCGGCCGGGAGCCCGGCTCACCGACATCGCCGCCCCGCTCATGGCCCGGCGGATGATCAAGTCTCCCGCCGAGATCGCGCTCATCCGCGAGGGCGCGCGCATCGCGGATCTCGGCGGCGCCGCGGTGAAGGCGGCCATCGCCCCCGGCCAGCGCGAGATCGACATCGCCATGGCCGGGCGCGACGCGATGGAGCGCGAGATCGCCCGCGCCTTCCCGGGTTCGGAGCTGCGCGACACCTGGGTGTGGTTCCAGTCCGGCCCCAATACCGACGGCGCGCACAACCCGGTCACCACCCGCGCGCTCACCCCCGGCGACCTGCTGAGCCTCAACACCTTCCCGATGATCTCGGGCTACTACACCGCGCTGGAGCGCACGCTGGTGCTCGGGGAGCCGGACGCGGAAACCCTGCGCATCTGGCGGGCGAACGTGGCGGCGCACGAGCTGGGCCTGTCGCTCATCCGCCCCGGCGCGCGCTGCGACGAGATCTGCGCCGAGATCAACCGCTTCCTCGTCGGGGAGAACCTGCTGCAATACCGCTCCTTCGGCTACGGCCATTCCTTCGGCGTGCTGTCGCATTACTACGGCCGCGAGGCGGGGCTGGAGCTGCGAGAGGACATCGACACCGTGCTCGCCCCCGGCATGGTGATCTCGATGGAGCCGATGCTGCGCATTCCCGCCGGCCGGCCCGGGGCAGGGGGCTACCGCGAGCACGACATCCTCGTGGTGGGCGAGACGGGCGCGGAGAACATCACCGGCTTCCCCTACGGCCCGGAGGCGAACGTGATCGCCTGA
- a CDS encoding ATP-dependent helicase, translating to MQTIAPEPAPLPDYLARLNPAQREAVLHGDGPGAAAPLLVIAGAGSGKTNTLAHRVAHLMLKGADPRRMLIMTFSRRAAQEMTARVERIAREVLGAEGAALAGGLDWAGTFHGMGARLLREYAPLVGLDEAFTIHDREDSADLMNLLRHELGFGLAEARFPSKSACLAIYSRSVNAQAPLDGVLAEGFPKFRNREAELRRLFAAYVEAKQDQGVLDYDDLLLYWRAMVGEAGLGAEIGARFDHVLVDEYQDTNRLQAAILLGLSPQGRGLTVVGDDAQAIYAFRAAEVRNILDFPGLFTPRARVVTLEQNYRSTAPVLAAANAVIGEARERFSKTLWTARGEGARPGLVTVHDEAAQAGYICRAVLEAREEGTALKDQAVLFRTSSHSGPLEVELTRRNIPFVKFGGLKFLDSAHVKDLLAVLRLRENPRDRVAGFRVLRLIPGIGTATARAVLDALAAPGAGVAEALGALRVPARAAPFWPAFRDMMLNPAEAPWPAELEAVRLWYEPHLERLHEDAETRRSDLLQLGQIAAGHGSRSAFLTDLTLDPPDATSDESGVPLLDDDYLVLSTIHSAKGREWRNVFVLNVVDGCMPSDLGTGTTAGIEEERRLLYVAMTRARDALHLVTPLRFYTHGQRARGDRHVYAARSRFLTEAMLPLFERFAWTPQGTAGAAARPAVQPVDLRARMKDMWR from the coding sequence ATGCAGACCATCGCGCCAGAGCCCGCCCCGTTGCCCGATTACCTCGCCCGGTTGAACCCCGCGCAGCGCGAGGCGGTGCTGCACGGCGACGGGCCGGGGGCGGCCGCGCCCCTGCTGGTGATCGCCGGCGCGGGCTCGGGCAAGACCAACACGCTGGCGCACCGCGTCGCTCACCTGATGCTGAAGGGGGCGGACCCGCGGCGCATGCTCATCATGACCTTCTCGCGCCGCGCGGCGCAGGAGATGACCGCCCGGGTGGAGCGGATCGCGCGCGAGGTGCTGGGCGCGGAGGGCGCGGCGCTGGCCGGCGGGCTGGACTGGGCGGGCACCTTCCACGGCATGGGCGCACGGCTCCTGCGGGAATACGCGCCGCTGGTGGGGCTGGACGAGGCCTTCACCATCCATGACCGCGAGGATTCCGCCGACCTGATGAACCTCTTGCGCCACGAGCTGGGCTTCGGGCTGGCGGAGGCGCGCTTTCCCTCGAAATCCGCCTGTCTCGCCATCTACTCGCGCAGCGTGAACGCGCAGGCCCCGCTGGACGGCGTGCTGGCCGAGGGGTTCCCGAAGTTCCGGAACCGGGAGGCGGAGCTGCGCCGGCTCTTCGCCGCCTATGTGGAGGCCAAGCAGGACCAGGGCGTGCTCGATTACGACGACCTGCTGCTGTACTGGCGCGCCATGGTGGGGGAGGCGGGCCTGGGCGCGGAGATCGGCGCGCGGTTCGACCATGTGCTGGTGGACGAGTACCAGGACACCAACCGCCTGCAGGCCGCCATACTGCTGGGCCTCTCTCCGCAGGGCCGGGGCCTCACGGTGGTGGGCGACGACGCGCAGGCGATCTACGCCTTCCGCGCCGCGGAGGTGCGCAACATCCTCGACTTTCCCGGCCTCTTCACCCCGCGCGCCCGGGTGGTGACGCTGGAGCAGAACTACCGCTCCACCGCGCCGGTTCTGGCGGCGGCGAACGCGGTGATCGGGGAGGCGCGCGAGCGCTTCTCCAAGACGCTGTGGACCGCGCGGGGGGAGGGCGCGCGGCCCGGCCTCGTCACCGTGCACGATGAGGCGGCGCAGGCCGGCTACATCTGCCGCGCCGTGCTGGAGGCGCGCGAGGAGGGCACCGCCCTGAAGGACCAGGCGGTGCTGTTCCGCACCTCCAGCCACTCCGGCCCGCTGGAGGTGGAGCTGACCCGCCGCAACATTCCCTTCGTGAAGTTCGGCGGACTGAAATTCCTCGACAGCGCGCATGTGAAGGACCTGCTCGCGGTGCTGCGCCTGCGCGAGAACCCGCGCGACCGGGTGGCGGGCTTCCGCGTTCTGCGCCTGATCCCCGGCATCGGAACGGCCACGGCCCGCGCGGTGCTGGACGCGCTGGCCGCCCCCGGGGCGGGCGTGGCCGAGGCGCTCGGCGCCCTGCGCGTGCCCGCCCGCGCCGCGCCGTTCTGGCCGGCGTTCCGCGACATGATGCTCAACCCCGCCGAAGCCCCCTGGCCGGCGGAGCTGGAGGCCGTGCGCCTGTGGTATGAGCCGCATCTCGAGCGCCTGCACGAGGACGCGGAGACCCGCCGCTCCGACCTCTTGCAACTGGGCCAGATCGCGGCCGGGCACGGCTCTCGCAGCGCCTTCCTCACCGATCTCACGCTCGACCCGCCGGACGCCACCTCCGACGAGAGCGGCGTGCCGCTTCTGGATGACGATTATCTGGTGCTTTCGACCATCCACTCCGCCAAGGGGCGGGAATGGCGCAATGTCTTCGTGCTGAACGTGGTGGACGGCTGCATGCCTTCGGACCTGGGCACCGGCACCACCGCCGGGATCGAGGAGGAGCGCCGGCTGCTCTACGTGGCGATGACCCGGGCGCGCGACGCGCTCCACCTCGTGACCCCGCTGCGCTTCTACACCCACGGCCAGCGCGCCCGGGGCGACCGGCATGTCTACGCCGCGCGCAGCCGCTTCCTGACCGAGGCGATGCTGCCGCTCTTCGAGCGTTTCGCCTGGACACCGCAGGGCACCGCCGGCGCCGCCGCCCGCCCCGCCGTGCAGCCGGTGGACCTGCGTGCGCGCATGAAGGACATGTGGCGCTGA
- a CDS encoding sensor histidine kinase → MTSRRSQIVLGVVLLGFLAGIVLLVLVHLNLTWDREEIRKREAQLPLTVLRFERAIGYGGFIHNFKNFILRPRETGYRDDAVENHHEALEAIEEIEALSRQLGVPTRMTETRRTLQLYRNQLDWVTRLHAQGAVPKEIDVVVRVSDQPARAEIDELHARLGDIMDLQLGRIDRRIFALLVVFAFFLLGGMAVVFWVLGRDREKLMLRLQLKKDDLEQFTSIAAHDLRAPLRQIPSLIQWVNEDVEEAKLVLPRRAQMNLQRIASRVRQLDVLLNELLNYLHIGGRLVPPEPVDLGALVAEISELFVPAGSLLRCEGEMPEIMVVKVELDIVLRNLISNAVKHGPPKGVEIVLRYRSRRGAHVIEVEDNGPGIPPQHRERVFQMFATLGPRNTEGEVTGVGLAMVMRVVRNRGGSIAIHDARPHGTIFEVVLPRV, encoded by the coding sequence ATGACCAGCAGGCGATCGCAAATTGTTCTGGGCGTTGTACTGCTGGGGTTCCTGGCGGGCATCGTGCTGCTGGTCCTGGTGCATCTGAACCTGACGTGGGATCGCGAGGAGATCCGCAAGCGCGAGGCGCAGCTTCCGCTCACGGTGCTGCGGTTTGAGCGGGCCATCGGTTACGGCGGGTTCATTCACAATTTCAAGAACTTCATCCTGCGCCCGCGCGAAACCGGCTACCGGGACGACGCGGTGGAGAATCATCATGAGGCGCTGGAGGCGATCGAGGAGATCGAGGCGCTGAGTCGGCAGCTCGGCGTGCCCACGCGCATGACGGAGACCAGGCGCACCCTGCAGCTCTACCGCAACCAGCTTGACTGGGTCACCCGCCTGCACGCCCAGGGTGCCGTGCCGAAGGAGATCGACGTTGTGGTGCGTGTGTCCGACCAGCCGGCCCGCGCGGAAATAGATGAGCTGCATGCCCGGCTGGGCGATATCATGGACCTGCAGCTCGGCCGGATCGACCGGCGCATCTTCGCCCTGCTGGTGGTCTTCGCGTTCTTCCTGCTGGGCGGCATGGCGGTGGTGTTCTGGGTGCTGGGGCGCGACCGGGAGAAGCTGATGCTCCGGCTGCAGCTCAAGAAGGACGACCTGGAGCAGTTCACCTCGATCGCCGCGCATGACCTGCGCGCGCCGCTGCGCCAGATCCCCAGTCTCATCCAGTGGGTGAACGAGGATGTGGAGGAGGCGAAGCTGGTGTTGCCCCGGCGCGCGCAGATGAACCTGCAGCGCATCGCCTCCAGGGTCCGGCAGCTCGATGTCCTGCTGAACGAATTGCTGAACTACCTGCACATCGGCGGCCGCCTCGTGCCGCCGGAGCCGGTGGACCTCGGCGCCCTCGTCGCGGAGATCTCGGAGCTTTTCGTGCCCGCCGGCAGCCTGCTGCGCTGCGAGGGCGAGATGCCGGAGATCATGGTGGTGAAGGTGGAACTCGACATCGTGCTGCGCAACCTCATCAGCAACGCGGTGAAGCACGGGCCGCCGAAGGGGGTGGAGATCGTGCTGCGCTACCGTTCCCGGCGCGGGGCGCATGTCATCGAGGTGGAGGACAACGGCCCCGGCATCCCGCCCCAGCACCGCGAACGGGTGTTCCAGATGTTCGCCACCCTCGGCCCGCGCAACACGGAGGGCGAGGTGACGGGCGTGGGCCTGGCCATGGTGATGCGCGTGGTGCGCAACCGCGGCGGCAGCATCGCGATCCATGACGCCCGGCCGCATGGCACGATCTTC